Within the Dechloromonas denitrificans genome, the region GTGCCTTGTAGGGTGTTCGCGACGCGCTCCGCGAAATAGTCGCCGCGACAACATGCTCCGTTTCGATGGCAGCGGTGTTCGGCTCAATGCTGGTGGTTTCAGCAAACGAGGGTGACAAGACCGGCATCAATAGCAGCAGCAGGAGTGTTTGTTTCATGACCGATACCTTTTTCAGTTCGTATATGAATGAGCTTTCATAGCCGTGATTACAGTCCCGTCATGTTCAGCGCGTACTCGGGCAGACGCGCACCTTCCAGATGTAGTTTCGAGGCAGCCGACTCGATGCGCTGCAATTCGGCAGAGGTCAGTTCGATAGCGATGGCCCCCAGATTCTCTTCAAGGCGATGCAGTTTCGTGGTGCCGGGAATCGGAACGATCCAGGCTTTTTGCGCCAGCAGCCAAGCGAGCGCAATCTGGGCGGGAGTCACCCCTTTGCTCTCGGCAACTGCGCGAATCAAAGCGACCAGCGCGACGTTGGCTTTCAGTGCATCCGGGGCGAAGCGCGGAACCTGCGAACGGAAGTCGGAGCTATCGAAACGGGTGTTCTCGTCCATCTTGCCGGTCAGGAAACCGGCCCCGAGCGGGCTGAACGGGACGAAGCCTATCCCCAGTTCTTCCAGCGTCGGCAGCAATTCGCTTTCCGGGCCTCGCCACCACAGGGAATACTCGCTTTGCACGGCGGTCACCGGCTGAATGGCGTGAGCGCGGCGAACCGTCTGGATCCCCGGCTCGGACAGGCCGAAATGTTTCACTTTGCCTTCGGCGATCAACTCTTTCACAGCGCCGGCCACGTCCTCGATGGGGACACTGGGATCGACACGGTGCTGGTAAAACAGATCGATGGCATCGACCTTGAGGCGCTTCAGCGATGCCTCGGCCACCGCCTTGACGTGTTCCGGACGGCTATTGACGCCACCGGTGCGCTGCGCTGTCGCTGGATCGAGATCGAAGCCGAATTTCGTGGCGATGACTACCTGTCCCTTGAAAGGTGTAAGTGCTTCACCCAGCAATTCCTCGTTGACGAACGGACCGTAGACTTCAGCCGTGTCGAAGAAAGTGACGCCCAAATCGACCGCCTTGCGGATCAGCGCGATCATCTCCGTTTTGTCGCCGGCCGGACCGTAGGCCGAACTCATCGACATGCAGCCGAGACCCAGTGCAGATACTTCCAGACCGCTATTGCCGAGCATGCGTTTCTTCATGACGAATCTCCTTGGATGTGAGGGGCACACCGCTGTGTCTTATCCAGGCGCGTTTCGTGTGCTGATGTTCGTCAATGTAGTTGTCGCTGATTAATTTGTTAATACGCTAAAATCGGCATGGGTTTATGCGTGGAACTGATAAATGGCTGCCGGCGACTTTAGCGATCTTGTTGCGTTTATTGCTGTAGCGCGTGAAAGAAGTTTCACCCGCGCTGCTGCTCAATTGGGGATGTCGCAATCGGCGTTGAGTCACACGATTCGCAGCCTGGAAGCCCGGCTCGGGGTTCGCTTGCTGGCTCGCACCACGCGGAGTGTGTCGCCGACCGAGGCAGGAACCAAGTTGCTGGAAACCGTAGCCCCGCGCCTTGAGGAAATCGATAGCGAACTGGCGGCGTTAAGCGAGCAAAAAAACAAGCCCAGCGGCCTGATCCGCATCACGACCGCCGAACATGCGGCCAACACCGTGCTTTGGCCTCGCCTACAGGGACTTTTGCAGGACTACCCCGCAATCAGGGTCGAGATCAACGTCAATTACGGAATGACCGATATCGTTGCCCAGCGTTTTCATGCCGGCGTGCGCCTCGGTGATCAGGTCGAAAAGGACATGGTAGCGGTGCGGATCGGACCCGACCTCCGGGTTGCCGTGGTGGGCTCGCCGGACTATTTGTCTCGCAATCCGCGGCCGCAATCCCCTCAGGATCTTTCTCGGCACAAGTGCATCAATTTGCGTTTGCCGACCCACGATAGCTACATGGTTTGGGAGTTCGAGAAGGAGGGAAATCCCTTGAAAGCCCACGTCGAGGGGCAATGGACATTCAACATAGGGTCGCACATTCTTCGAGCGGCGGTGGCTGGTTGTGGTTTGGCTTACCTGCCAGCCGACATGGCAAAAGAGGAAATCGCCAGCGGGAAACTCATTTCGGTGCTGGAGGACTGGTGCCAACCGTATCCCGGGTATCACCTTTACTATCCGACAAGCCGGCAGTCTTCACCGGCATTTAGCCTCTTAGTGGAGTGCTTGCGGTATCGGGTTTGAGTTGTATTTCAATGCCCGGCATCAGGCTATTTGACCGGACGTTCATCGCTCCAGCCTGATTACAGTCGGTCATCGCCTCAAAGGTTTTCCCACTGGAAAGCCGGATAATGGCGGCCAATTCGTTTTGAACGCTATTTTTGGATTCCCGCATGGAAATTAAGGTCAATTTTCTCGACAAGCTTCGTCTCGAGGCCAAGTTCGACGACTTCACGGTCATTGCCGATCAGCCCATCCGCTACAAGGGCGACGGCTCGGCGCCGGGGCCGTTCGATTACTTTCTGGCTTCGTCGGCTTTGTGTGCGGCTTATTTCGTCAAGTTGTACTGCGACACGCGCAACATTCCGACCGAGCACATCCGCCTGTCGCAGAACAACATCGTCGATCCGGAAAACCGCTACCAGCAAATTTTCAAGATCCAGGTCGAGTTGCCGGCGGATATTTCCGCCAAGGACCGGCAGGGCATTTTGCGCTCCATCGAGCGGTGTACCGTCAAGAAGGTGGTGCAGACCGGGCCGGAGTTCGTCATCGAGGAAGTCGAGAGTCTCGATGCCGATGCGCAGGCCTTGCTGACGCTCAATCCGGATTCGGAGGCGAGCACCTATATCGCCGGCAAGGATCTGCCGCTGGAGCAGACCATCGCCAACATGTCCGGCCTGCTCGCCGGGCTGGGCATGAAGATCGAGATCGCCTCGTGGCGCAACCTGGTGCCCAACGTCTGGTCGCTGCATATCCGCGATGCGCATTCGCCAATGTGCTTCACCAACGGCAAGGGCGCCACCAAGGAAAGCGCGTTGGCGTCGGCGCTCGGCGAGTTCATCGAGCGGGCCAATTGCAATCACTTCTACAACGACAATTACTGGGGCGAAGAGATCGCCAACGCGGCTTTCGTGCATTACCCGAGCGAGCGCTGGTTCAAGCCGGGCAAGAAGGACGCGCTGCCCAAGGGGCTGCTCGATGACTACTGTCTGGAAATCTATAACCCGGATGGCGAGCTGCGCGGCTCGCATCTCTACGACACCAATTCCGGCAATACCGAGCGCGGCATCTGCGCGCTGCCCTACGTGCGCCAGTCGGACGGCGAGACGGTGTATTTTCCGACCAACCTGATCGACAACCTGTTCCTGAGCAACGGCATGAGCGCCGGCAACACGCTGGCCGAGGCGCAGGTGCAGTGCCTGTCGGAAATCTTCGAGCGGGCAGTGAAACGCGAAATTCTCGAAGGCGAAATCGCGCTGCCGGATGTGCCGGCCGACGTGCTGGCGAAATACCCCGGCATCGTCGCCGGCATTGCCGAACTGGAAAACCAGGGCTTCCCGGTGCTGGTCAAGGATGCGTCGCTGGGCGGCGAATTCCCGGTGATGTGCGTGACCCTGATGAACCCGCGCACCGGCGGCGTCTTCGCCTCCTTCGGCGCGCATCCGAGCCTGGAAGTGGCGCTCGAACGCAGCCTCACCGAACTGTTGCAGGGGCGCAGCTTCGAAGGCCTCAACGACCTGCCACGGCCGACCTTCGAGAGCAACGCCGTCACCGAGCCGAACAACTTCGTCGAGCACTTCATCGATTCGAGCGGCGTCGTGTCGTGGCGCTTTTTCAGCGCCAGGGCGGATTACGAATTCGCCGAGTGGGATTTCTCCGGCCAGGGTGAAAATTCCAACGCCGACGAGGCCGCGACGCTGTTCGGCATTCTCGAAGCCATGGGCAAGGAAGCGTACATGGCGGTGTATGACCAACTCGGCGCCACGGCCTGCCGCATCCTGGTGCCGGGCTACTCGGAAATCTACCCGGTGGACGACCTGATCTGGGACAACACCAACAAGGCGCTGGCCTTCCGCGCCGACATCCTGAACCTGCACCGTCTCGACGACGCCGGCCTGGAGGCCTTGCTGGAGCGCCTGGAAGACAGCGAGCTCGACGACTACACCGACATCATCACGCTGATCGGTGTCGAGTTCGACGAGAACACCGACTGGGGCCAGCTGACGATTCTGGAGTTGAAGCTGCTGATCAACCTTGCCTTGCAGGACTTCGCGGCGGCCAAGGAGCAGGTCGAGGCCTACCTGCAATACAACGAAAACACCGTCGAGCGCGGCCTGTTCTACCAGGCGCTCAACGTGGTGCTGGAAGTGCTGCTCGACGACGAGCTGGAACTGGACGACTATGAGGCCAATTTCCGTCGCATGTTCGGCGACCCGCGCATGGATGCGGTGCTCGGCTCGGTGGACGGCAGCGTGCGCTTTCATGGCCTGACGCCGACCAGCCTGCAACTGGAAGGGCTGGACCGGCACCAGCGCCTGATCGACAGCTACAGGAAACTGCACACAGCGCGGGGCAAGGCGGCGGCTTGATTCGGTTAGGGTTACGGGTCAGGGCTGGATCAGCCGTGGCCGGGCGTCTCCCGATGCGCTTCGGGCCGGGTGTTCTGATTCGCAGGCTTGGAAAGCCGACGTCCGTACCAAGTTGCCGTTGTAGGGCATGCAACCGATCGATTGCCAACCGATAGGCGCCGATTCGAGTTTGGCCGATGTGCCAGTGGTCTTAGCCGCTTTAGCGTGAGCGTTGCCGATTAGCTGACATCGCGTATTTCATTGAGTCCCGCTTCGCTGGCAGGCACGATGAATACCGCGCAGACGAGGCTTCCACAACCGAATGCAGCAATGATCCAAGCCATCGGCCACGGCGTTCCGTCGGCGAAGAAGCCGACCAGTGCCGAGCCGAAAATGCCGGTGCCGTACTGGATGGTGCCGACCAGCGCCGATATCGCGCCGGCCCGCTCGGGATAGCTGCTGAGCGCCCCGACAATCGAGTTGGCGACGATGAAACCGGTTGCCGAGACGAACAGGAAGAGCGGGATCAGCAGGCCGATCAGTCCGCCCAGGCCAATGCCGGTAATGATGGCCAGTAGCCCTCCCGAAATCGCCGCAGCAATTGCCCGTAGTGCGCCATGGCGCTCGGGATCGTCTGCCGGCTCCGCCGTTCTTCGGGCAAGGTTTCGGGGAGGGCGCGCAGTGCCCAAAGGGTGGCGATGCCAACGCCGACCAGGCTCCAGAAGATGAAGCGCCACGAAGCGACATGCAGGATGCCGCCGCCCAGGCTCGGGCCGATCAAGGGCGCGATGGCCATCACCGTCATCAGGCTCGACAACATCCGGGCCGCCTGGTGGCCGACATAAAGGTCACGAATCATCGCCCGGGCCAACACGACACTGGCGCAGGCGCCGAGGGCCTGGACGATTCGCCAGCCGATCATCGCCGTGACGGTCGTCGAGGTCGCGCAACCGGCCGAGCCGATGATGAACAGGAGCAGGCCGACCATGATCGGCAGCCGGCGACCGTAGCGATCGCCGATCGGACCCCAGAATAATTGGCCGAGGCTGAAGCCGACCAGATACCCGGAGATCGTCAGTTCGATCGTCCCGGCGTCCTCCTGCAACTCGGCGGCAATGGCCGGGAGAGCCGGCAGGTACAGGTCGGTCGAAATCGATGCAAAGGACAGCAGGGCGCTCAGAATCGCCAGGGTCTTGAGGCTGCAGCCGGGGGGCAGCGCCTGAGCTAGCTTGGTCTCACTCACCCGGCGGAAAATCCGTCGAGGCGGCGCGTTCGCTCTGCGTTTCAAAATCGGCAAGGCGGGCGCGCAAAGTCTGCAAGGTGCTGCTCAGTGCCAGCGAACCGAGGACTGTGCGCAGCGGTGCTGGTTCGCTGTCGACGCTGTCGATGATGCGCGCGGCCCCGGCCGGTTGCGGCCTGGCCTACCTGCCCGAGGACATGGTCGCGCCGTACATCGCGGCGGGTCCGCTGGTCCCGAGCTTGGGCGAGTGGTGCCCGCCCTTTCCCGGGTATCACCTGCATTTTCCGACGCGCCGTCAGACCTTTCCCGCCTTCCGGCTGCTCGTCGATGCCTTGCGCCACCAGGCTTGATCGCATCGGCGCGGGCCTAGGGAAGTCCATTATTGACCGGCGAGGATGCGGCAAACATACTCGCGGCCGACGCCGTCCAACCCATAGCCACCTAAGCGCGAATCCATGGAAATCCTGATCGACATCATCCTCAAGTCCGGACGCTCGGCCGTTGAACTGGCGCTCTTCGTGTTGTTGCCGGTGATGGTGGTGATGCTGTCGTTGATGCGCCTGCTCGAAGCGCGCGGCGTCCTCGACTGGGTGGTCGCCCGTCTGGCACCGCTGCTCCGGCCTTTCGGCCTGACCGGGCTGGGCGTCTTCGCCGCCTTGCAGATCAATTTCGTCAGCTTCGCCGCGCCGATGGCGACCTTGACGATGATGGAGCAGCGCGGCGCTTCCGACCGCCATCTGGCGGCGACGCTGGCGATGGTCTTCGCGATGAGCCAGGCCAACGCCGCCTTTCCGATGCTGACCATGGGTCTGAACTTCTCGACGACGCTGGTCTTCTCGCTGGTTGGTGGCCTGGTCGCTGCGGCCGCCACCTACTATCTGTTCGGCCGCGCCCTGTCGGTCGAGGAGGAGCGCCTCGACGAAACGCTGCACCATCCAGTGGCCGAGAGCGCCAAAGGCGTGCTTGACGTGATCAACCGGGCCGGGGCGGAGGCGTTCAAGATCGCCGTCGGCGCCATGCCGATGCTGGTGCTGTCGCTGGTCGTCGTGATGGCCCTCAAGCGGTTCGGCGCCATCGACCTGCTGACCCAATGGCTGACCCCGCTGCTGGCCATGGCGGCGATCGATCCGGTGCTGATCCTGCCGACGCTGACCAAGTATCTGGCCGGCGGCACGGCGATGATGGGGGTGATGGACGATATGCGCCGGAGCGGCCAGATCAGCGCCGAATTGCTCAATGCCAGCGCCGGCTTCCTGATTTCGCCGTTCGATATCCCCGGCGTCGCCGTCCTCATTTCCGCCGGCCGGCGCGTCGCCGCCGTCTGGAAACCGGCAGCGCTCGGCGCCTGCGTCGGCATCGCCGCGCGCACCGCCGGACATATCCTGGCCGGCTGAGCGCCGCCCGCTAAGGGCGGGGGCCGGGCACGCAAGCGGCCTGCCTTTGCCGTTAGTCGCTGCCGGCAAAGTGTCGGAATTCCGATGGCTGGTTGCTGTCCAATATCGGAATTCCGGCAGCGCCGCCGACTATCGGTTTATAAACCCCCAATAAATCAAGAGCATGGTTTCTTTTTGCTGGCTCGGTCGGGCTGGCACGCCATCTGCGTTGTCTTTCCTGCCGAAGCCATCCGCTGGCTTCTTTGCCCAACTGGAGACGTCATGAACCGATTTGCCCTTGCTGCTGCACTTGCCACTGCCCTGAGCGCTTCTGCCCTGGCCCCCGCCCATGCCCAGGAATCGCTGACCCTGAAGAAGATCAAGGAGACCGGGACGATCACCCTCGGCCACCGCGAATCGTCGATTCCGTTCTCCTACTACGACGACAAGCAGCAAGTCATCGGCTACTCGCACGAACTGATGCTGAAAGCCGTCGATGGCATCAAGGACAACCTCAAGCTGGCCAAGATCGACACCAAGCTGATGCCGGTCACCTCGGCCAACCGCATCACGCTGATCCAGAACGGCACGGTCGATATCGAATGCGGCTCGACGACCAACAATCTCGACCGCCAGAAACAGGTCGCTTTCTCGACCACCATCTTCGTCATCGGCACCAAGCTGATGGTCAAGAAAACCGCCGGCATCACCGATTTCGCCGACCTCGCCGGCAAGAACGTCGTGACCACCGCCGGCACCACCTCCGAGCGCCTGCTCCGCAAGATGAACGAAGACAAGAAGATGGGCATGAACGTCATCTCCGCCAAGGACCACGGCGAAGCCTTCCTGACCCTGGAAACCGGCCGTGCCGTCGCCTTCATGATGGACGACGCGCTGCTCTTCGGCGAAATGGCCAAGGCCAAGAAGCCGGGCGACTGGACGGTGGTCGGTACGGCCCAGTCCAAGGAAGCCTACGGCTGTATGCTGCGCAAGGACGACCCGGGCTTCAAGAAGGTGGTCGATGCGGCGCTGACCAAGGTGATGACCTCGGGCGAAGCCGAGAAGATCTACGCCAAGTGGTTCATGAACCCGATTCCGCCGAAGGGCCTGAATCTGAACATGCCCTTGTCGGATGAAATGAAGGCGCTGTACAAAGCCCCGAACGACAAGGCTTTCGAGTAAACAGCCGTACCCGGCTGCCGGCCCGTCGGGTCGGCAGCAGCCTGCCCCAAGGAGACTCGCCATGTCGAACCGTTTTCTTTCCCGCTGCCTGCTGATTGCCGCTGCTTGTCTGGCGGCCCTGCCGGCCTTCGCCGCCAAGCCCAATGTCGTCATCCTGGCCACCGGCGGCACCATCGCTGGGGCCGGCGCGGCGGCCACCAACAGCGCCACCTATCAGGCGGCCAAGGTGCCGGTCGACAAGCTGATCGCCGGTGTGCCGGAACTCGCCAATGTCGCCCAGGTGCGCGGCGAACAGGTTTTCCAGATCGCTTCGGAGAGCTTTACCAACGAGCATCTGGTGACGCTCGGCAAACGGGTCGCCGCGCTGGCCAGGCAGGGCGACGTCGACGGCATCGTGATCACCCACGGCACCGACACGCTGGAAGAAACCGCCTACTTCCTCAACCTGGTGGTGCATACCGCCAAGCCGATCGTCGTGGTCGGTTCGATGCGCCCCGGTACCGCGATGTCGGCCGACGGCACGCTGAACCTGTTCA harbors:
- a CDS encoding LysR substrate-binding domain-containing protein, producing MRSGAGSLSTLSMMRAAPAGCGLAYLPEDMVAPYIAAGPLVPSLGEWCPPFPGYHLHFPTRRQTFPAFRLLVDALRHQA
- a CDS encoding OsmC domain/YcaO domain-containing protein, which encodes MEIKVNFLDKLRLEAKFDDFTVIADQPIRYKGDGSAPGPFDYFLASSALCAAYFVKLYCDTRNIPTEHIRLSQNNIVDPENRYQQIFKIQVELPADISAKDRQGILRSIERCTVKKVVQTGPEFVIEEVESLDADAQALLTLNPDSEASTYIAGKDLPLEQTIANMSGLLAGLGMKIEIASWRNLVPNVWSLHIRDAHSPMCFTNGKGATKESALASALGEFIERANCNHFYNDNYWGEEIANAAFVHYPSERWFKPGKKDALPKGLLDDYCLEIYNPDGELRGSHLYDTNSGNTERGICALPYVRQSDGETVYFPTNLIDNLFLSNGMSAGNTLAEAQVQCLSEIFERAVKREILEGEIALPDVPADVLAKYPGIVAGIAELENQGFPVLVKDASLGGEFPVMCVTLMNPRTGGVFASFGAHPSLEVALERSLTELLQGRSFEGLNDLPRPTFESNAVTEPNNFVEHFIDSSGVVSWRFFSARADYEFAEWDFSGQGENSNADEAATLFGILEAMGKEAYMAVYDQLGATACRILVPGYSEIYPVDDLIWDNTNKALAFRADILNLHRLDDAGLEALLERLEDSELDDYTDIITLIGVEFDENTDWGQLTILELKLLINLALQDFAAAKEQVEAYLQYNENTVERGLFYQALNVVLEVLLDDELELDDYEANFRRMFGDPRMDAVLGSVDGSVRFHGLTPTSLQLEGLDRHQRLIDSYRKLHTARGKAAA
- a CDS encoding glutamate/aspartate ABC transporter substrate-binding protein codes for the protein MNRFALAAALATALSASALAPAHAQESLTLKKIKETGTITLGHRESSIPFSYYDDKQQVIGYSHELMLKAVDGIKDNLKLAKIDTKLMPVTSANRITLIQNGTVDIECGSTTNNLDRQKQVAFSTTIFVIGTKLMVKKTAGITDFADLAGKNVVTTAGTTSERLLRKMNEDKKMGMNVISAKDHGEAFLTLETGRAVAFMMDDALLFGEMAKAKKPGDWTVVGTAQSKEAYGCMLRKDDPGFKKVVDAALTKVMTSGEAEKIYAKWFMNPIPPKGLNLNMPLSDEMKALYKAPNDKAFE
- a CDS encoding nucleoside recognition domain-containing protein — its product is MEILIDIILKSGRSAVELALFVLLPVMVVMLSLMRLLEARGVLDWVVARLAPLLRPFGLTGLGVFAALQINFVSFAAPMATLTMMEQRGASDRHLAATLAMVFAMSQANAAFPMLTMGLNFSTTLVFSLVGGLVAAAATYYLFGRALSVEEERLDETLHHPVAESAKGVLDVINRAGAEAFKIAVGAMPMLVLSLVVVMALKRFGAIDLLTQWLTPLLAMAAIDPVLILPTLTKYLAGGTAMMGVMDDMRRSGQISAELLNASAGFLISPFDIPGVAVLISAGRRVAAVWKPAALGACVGIAARTAGHILAG
- a CDS encoding LysR family transcriptional regulator produces the protein MAAGDFSDLVAFIAVARERSFTRAAAQLGMSQSALSHTIRSLEARLGVRLLARTTRSVSPTEAGTKLLETVAPRLEEIDSELAALSEQKNKPSGLIRITTAEHAANTVLWPRLQGLLQDYPAIRVEINVNYGMTDIVAQRFHAGVRLGDQVEKDMVAVRIGPDLRVAVVGSPDYLSRNPRPQSPQDLSRHKCINLRLPTHDSYMVWEFEKEGNPLKAHVEGQWTFNIGSHILRAAVAGCGLAYLPADMAKEEIASGKLISVLEDWCQPYPGYHLYYPTSRQSSPAFSLLVECLRYRV
- a CDS encoding MFS transporter; this translates as MSETKLAQALPPGCSLKTLAILSALLSFASISTDLYLPALPAIAAELQEDAGTIELTISGYLVGFSLGQLFWGPIGDRYGRRLPIMVGLLLFIIGSAGCATSTTVTAMIGWRIVQALGACASVVLARAMIRDLYVGHQAARMLSSLMTVMAIAPLIGPSLGGGILHVASWRFIFWSLVGVGIATLWALRALPETLPEERRSRQTIPSAMAHYGQLLRRFREGYWPSLPALAWAD
- a CDS encoding aldo/keto reductase, which gives rise to MKKRMLGNSGLEVSALGLGCMSMSSAYGPAGDKTEMIALIRKAVDLGVTFFDTAEVYGPFVNEELLGEALTPFKGQVVIATKFGFDLDPATAQRTGGVNSRPEHVKAVAEASLKRLKVDAIDLFYQHRVDPSVPIEDVAGAVKELIAEGKVKHFGLSEPGIQTVRRAHAIQPVTAVQSEYSLWWRGPESELLPTLEELGIGFVPFSPLGAGFLTGKMDENTRFDSSDFRSQVPRFAPDALKANVALVALIRAVAESKGVTPAQIALAWLLAQKAWIVPIPGTTKLHRLEENLGAIAIELTSAELQRIESAASKLHLEGARLPEYALNMTGL